The Fervidobacterium sp. sequence TTATGGCAATAGGTGCGTATTCTTCAGCTTTGCTGTACATGTCTGAAGAACAGAAAATATCTAACTTTTTTATGGAGCCGTTAATCTCTCCACTTGATAAAATACAGATACCGTTTTTCTGGGCAATTATTGTTGGTGGCTTAATGGCAGCTATTGCTGGATTCATAGTTGGTGCACCGTGTTTGAGAGTAAAGGGAGACTATCTTGCAATAGTGACGTATGGTTTTTCAGAAATTATACGTTCGCTTTTCAACAACCTTCAGAATATTACAAATGGTCCACTTGGTTTAAAGGGACTTCCAACACACACTAATCTTTGGTGGACCGTTAGTTGGGCAATAATAACTATTATAGTTATCAAAAGAATTGTTGATAGTTCATATGGGAGAGCACTTAAAGCTATCAGAGATGATGAAGTTGCCGCTGAAAATCTTGGTATAAATCTTTTTAGACACAAGGTACTTGCTTTCGTAATTGGCGCGTTCTTTGCAGGGATTGCTGGTGGTCTTCTTGGAAGTTTGTTGATGACTATCGATCCGAATTCATTCAGCATACTTTTTACTTATCAGATAATAACTATAATACTGCTCGGTGGACTTGGTAATATAACCGGAAGTGTTATAGTTGGTATTGGATTTGCATTTTTGATGGAAGGTTTAAGATTTGTTGAAATGCCAATGAAAATATTTGGAGTTACTATACCAGGAATTCTTGGTATGCGTATGCTAATATTCTCCATACTGCTCATGGTTACAATACTGTTTTTCAGGCAAGGTTTATTTGGCAACAGGGAATTCAGTTGGGAAGGAATTGCGAAACTCCTTTCCAAAAGGAAGGTGAAACGGTGATGGTTCAATCAGTCGAAGTTGGAAATTCAAAAAAATCTCCCACCAAACCAACAGTTTTAAAGATGGAACACGTTACAAAACGTTTCGGCGGTCTCGTGGCGGTTTCTGATTTTAACCTTGATTTGAAAGAAGGCGAGCTTCTTGGCCTAATAGGGCCAAATGGTGCTGGAAAAACGACAGTATTCAACCTAATTACTCACGTTTTTCCCGTAAGTGAAGGAAAAATGGAATTTTACGGTCAAGACATAACTAAATTGAATACTGATAAAATAATAAGACTTGGAGTGGCAAGAACATTTCAAAATATAAGACTCTTCTCCAATATGACGGTTAAAGAGAACATTATGACAGCGTTTCACGCTCACCTCAAGTCTGATTTGTTTACATCTATTTTTTTCCTACCAAAATATCAAAGAGAAGAAGAATACATCAAAGACAAGACGTGGGAACTTATGAAAGAAGTTGGTATCGAACATCTTGCTGACTATAAGTCAAGTTCTTTGCCTTATGGGTTACAGAGGAAACTTGAGATAGCGCGTGCACTCGCTACAAATCCAAAGTTACTATTACTTGATGAGCCAGCAGCTGGTATGAATCCGGATGAAACACTCGAACTTAACCAGCTTATACTCAGAATAAGAGATAAATACAAACTGACAATCATTGTTATTGAACACGATATGAAAGTTATAATGAATATATGCGAGCGCATAATAGTTCTTGATCACGGAGTTACAATAGCTGAAGGTACACCTGAGGAAATCCAAAAGAATCCATTAGTCATAAAAGCTTATTTGGGCGCAGGTGATGAGGATGCTTGAGATTTTGGATTTACATGTACATTACGGTGGTATACACGCAATTAAGGGTATATCAATGAAAGTGGAAGAAGGTCAAATAATATCTTTGATAGGTGCTAATGGTGCTGGAAAGTCCACTACACTCAGAACAATTTGTGGTCTTAAAGAAGCAACAAGAGGTAGTATAAAATATAAAGGAACAGAGTTAACAAAACTTGATACGAGTGAAATAGTTAGACTTGGCGTCACAATGGTACCAGAAGGAAGGCGTGTTTTTTCTAACCTAACAGTCTACGAAAATCTACTTGCAGGAGCGTATCTGAGAAAGGATAAGGAACAAATAAAAAAGGATATTCAGTATGTGTTCGAACTTTTTCCCAGATTACAAGAAAGAATAAATCAGCGTGCTGGTACGTTGTCTGGTGGGGAACAGCAAATGTTAGCTATAGGTCGCGCTTTAATGTCAAGGCCAAAATTACTGTTGTTTGATGAACCTTCCTTAGGACTTGCACCCGTCATAGTTAAAGAAGTCTTTCAGATGATAAAGAGAATTCACAGTGAAGGAGTTACGATACTATTGGTGGAACAAAATGCATATGAAGCATTGAAATTATCAGATTATGCATACGTTCTTGAGACAGGTAGGATTGTTTTGCAAGGTACGGGTAAAGAACTTTTGGAAGATGAGCGAGTTAGAAAAGCATACCTTGGAGGATAAGATCATGTAGAGAGTCATTTCCAATTTTTGGCGCGGAGCTCAAACTCCGTGCTTTTTTTTATGATATAATTAATGTTTGAGGTGATAAGCTTGGATTTGGAGTTGTTATACAAAAAGCTTCTGGAAGTTCACGGTAAGCTTGGAAAATGGTGGCCGGGAAGTCCAGAAGAAATAGTTATCTCCGCAATACTTACTCAGAATACAAATTGGAAAAATGTCGAACGAGCAATGGAAAATTTAAAAGCTAAATGCACTAGCCTTAATGGAAAAGATTTCTTAAAGTGCATTTATAGGTTGAAGAGTAATTTAGCTGAGCTTATAAAACCTGTTGGTTTTTACAATTTAAAAGCTCAAAGATTGGTTAATTTGCTTGAATGGCTTAAATCCTACGATTTCTCAATGGAGGAAATCAGTAAAATTGAGCTAAACAAACTCCGAGTCCAGCTTCTCAAAATAAATGGCGTAGGAGAAGAAACAGCCGATTCTATTATACTATACGCAATAGAAAAACCGGTATTTGTTATAGATGCATACACAAAACGCTTGTTGAGCAGACTATATAATATAAAGTACAGAAAGTACGATGAGTATAAAGACTTGTTTGAAAGCTCTATTAGCAAAGCTACTGATGTCTACCAAGAATATCACGGGTTGATTGTTGATCACTCAAAGAAATACTGCAACTCAAAACCTATGTGTAAAGAATGCAATTTAAGAGATATGTGCATTTATCCGGTACATAATCAAGTCTAAAACAGCAAGTGTTAATCGCAAGTTCACCGAAAAACTCAGAGTAATATTCCAACATATTGATGTTAAAAAGTAGATAATTTAAAAAGCTATTAAAATAGCGACTGAATAAAAAAGCGAGGGTTTTATCCCTCGCTTTTTATGATTAACTATTGTTGCTTGTACAATTCAAAGTAATCATTACCAGGGCGCATTGGATTTTCATACCATCCTTTGACCCAAGCTCTCTGTGCTCTAACACCGACAGGTTGGTAAACAGGTATACTTATGTAATTATCTATTGCAAATTTTTGAATTTGAATGTAAAGTTTCTTTCGTTCATCTGGATCTGCTGAATTTCTTGCTGCCTCAATCAACTCATCAAGGCTCTTTCCTCCAAGTTCTTTTCTTGGTGTACTGACAAACTTTTTGAAATTGTCTCCCTGTCTTGGAGCATATGTACCTGCTGAGTGGTAGAATGTAAATATAAAATTGTCTGGATCAGGAAAATCAGCAAGCCAATTGAATATCGGCATCGGCAATTCCGATTTTCTCATCGCATCAAGATAGCTGGGCCAATTTAACGCAACAACATCCACCTTTATTTTTCCTGGAGCTATCATTTCCATGTACGTTTTAATCATTTCCGCAATTCTTTGTCTCATCATGTTACCAGTATTGTAAGCAACCGTGAATTTCAGACCAACTTTTAATGCTTTTCCTTCCCACGCCTTTTCGAGGGCTTTTCTTGCTTCAGCTATGTTAAATCTGTAAAGAGGCAATGTCGGATCAAAACCAAGTAATGTATTAGGCAACGGCGATGGAATCCTAATACCGTATCCTTTGAGAACATCTCTAATAACCGCGTCATAATTTATTATGTAGGAGACTGCTTTTCTTGCGTTTACGTCACTGAAGAAATCCGGTGGCATTCCATTACCATCCCATTTACCACTACCAATGTACTTGCTATTGGGAGATACTGACCAGGAAAACCCAACAGCAACAACCGACAAACTGGGTATGTTTTCAATTATTTGAATATCTTTATTACCACGAATTTGATCTAAATATTCTAAAACTATTGCAATATCATCGGCATCACCTTTTTCAAGCATAAGTTTTCTCGTACCCCATTCGCTTACAGTCATTATGATAACTTTCTTTAACTTCGGTTCGCCTCTCCAGTAATCTTTATTAGCTTCAAGAACAACTTTTCTGCTTGTTCTATCCCATTCAATAAGTCTGTAAGGACCTGTACCGATCGCCGTCGCATACAGTGGTGATTTTTCTTTTGGTATGTTTCTATACTTCCACCACGTATCTGGTTTTCCATCCCAGAGTCCCATTTTGATAGATGTTTCTTTATCAAGGACAGCAGACCAACCAACCGTATGTGCCATTACTGTCAAAAATGGACCGTACGGTCTGGCAAGTTTGAACACAACATTATCACCTTGAACTTCGATAGCCGGATCTATAACCTTTGTGTAAAGTTCAACAAGCTTATCTCTGAATTGAGGCAGTGGTTCACCATCTTTGAATATCTCAGCAACAGGTTTGCCAACATAATTGGAGATCATTTCGTTCAGTGAATTAACAGCGAAAATAGCATTCCAAAGCATCCACATTGGTCCACCTGTTGGGTCATACAATAATCCTCTTTCAAAAGAATACTCCACATCTTCTGGCGTTAACGGATTACCATTGTGAAACTTCACACCTTTTCTTATTGGAAAAACATAGGTTTTGCCACCGTCTTTTATTAGTCCATTTTTAACTGTTGGAACTTCCGTCGATAGCCGAGGTTCAAATTCTGTAAGACTGTTCTTCTTGTAGGCTATTAGACTTTCGTAAACGTTGTAGATTATTTCACCACTCACAGTATCATACGCCTGATGAATATCAAGTGTATCCGGTTCCCCTACACCAGCAGAGACGTAAGTTGTAGGGTCAAACGCAAAGACTGTTACTACGACCACTAGAAATGTTACAAAAAATACTCTTTTTGACATCTTTATCCCCCCTTGTAAAAAGTGTCACTATATTATATCACTTTTGAAATAAAATCCAAAATTTTTATTTAATAATTTGTGTAATAAATAGCTATAACTCTTGGCTTTTTTTGTAAGCTTCGTAAATAGCTGACATAATCGCACCTTTCACTCCGTTTTTCTCTAATTCATACAACCCGCGTATTGTCACACCTCCAGGCGATGATACAAGATATTTTAGTCTTGAAGGTTCCATGTTTATGTGTTCAAGTAACTTTATCGAACCTTCGAAAGTTCTCAAGACGATATCTCTCGCATAATCAGGGTTTACACCTATATTTATCGCACCTTCAATAAAGCTTTCCAGTATAAATGCAACAAATGCCGGTCCGCTACTGTTGAGTACTGTAAACGCATCGAACTTCTCTTCTTCAAGTTCCATGAGCTCACCAAGTGGAGACATCAATTTTTCAAATTTCTTTCTGTCATCGTTTGATATTGAATCGGTATAGCATACTGCTGTTATCCCTATAGAAATCTTGGAAGTTATAGTTGGCATAATTCTAATTATTTTGCTTTTCTTTGTGGATTGCGATATATCAGAAATCTTTTTCCCAGCAGCCGTGCTTACCAATATCTTGTTATTCTCCTCTAAAGGTCTCAATTCTTCGTATACAACGGACGTTTGTTGTGGCTTAACGCATAAGAAAATGTAATCAGAGCTTTGGTAAACTTCCTTAACGGATGAACAAACTTTTACATTATCGTACCCTTCATACTTTCTAATTTTGTCAACAGAACGATTGTAGATATAAAATTCGTATTCATCATCTTTGTCAAGTACCTCAAGTATCATGCTACCAATATTTCCCACACCAATTATACCAATTCTCATAACTTTCCCTCCAATATTGTGTTGTCAGCGTGGATTACTTCTTCATATGT is a genomic window containing:
- a CDS encoding ABC transporter substrate-binding protein, whose translation is MSKRVFFVTFLVVVVTVFAFDPTTYVSAGVGEPDTLDIHQAYDTVSGEIIYNVYESLIAYKKNSLTEFEPRLSTEVPTVKNGLIKDGGKTYVFPIRKGVKFHNGNPLTPEDVEYSFERGLLYDPTGGPMWMLWNAIFAVNSLNEMISNYVGKPVAEIFKDGEPLPQFRDKLVELYTKVIDPAIEVQGDNVVFKLARPYGPFLTVMAHTVGWSAVLDKETSIKMGLWDGKPDTWWKYRNIPKEKSPLYATAIGTGPYRLIEWDRTSRKVVLEANKDYWRGEPKLKKVIIMTVSEWGTRKLMLEKGDADDIAIVLEYLDQIRGNKDIQIIENIPSLSVVAVGFSWSVSPNSKYIGSGKWDGNGMPPDFFSDVNARKAVSYIINYDAVIRDVLKGYGIRIPSPLPNTLLGFDPTLPLYRFNIAEARKALEKAWEGKALKVGLKFTVAYNTGNMMRQRIAEMIKTYMEMIAPGKIKVDVVALNWPSYLDAMRKSELPMPIFNWLADFPDPDNFIFTFYHSAGTYAPRQGDNFKKFVSTPRKELGGKSLDELIEAARNSADPDERKKLYIQIQKFAIDNYISIPVYQPVGVRAQRAWVKGWYENPMRPGNDYFELYKQQ
- a CDS encoding endonuclease, whose product is MDLELLYKKLLEVHGKLGKWWPGSPEEIVISAILTQNTNWKNVERAMENLKAKCTSLNGKDFLKCIYRLKSNLAELIKPVGFYNLKAQRLVNLLEWLKSYDFSMEEISKIELNKLRVQLLKINGVGEETADSIILYAIEKPVFVIDAYTKRLLSRLYNIKYRKYDEYKDLFESSISKATDVYQEYHGLIVDHSKKYCNSKPMCKECNLRDMCIYPVHNQV
- the proC gene encoding pyrroline-5-carboxylate reductase yields the protein MRIGIIGVGNIGSMILEVLDKDDEYEFYIYNRSVDKIRKYEGYDNVKVCSSVKEVYQSSDYIFLCVKPQQTSVVYEELRPLEENNKILVSTAAGKKISDISQSTKKSKIIRIMPTITSKISIGITAVCYTDSISNDDRKKFEKLMSPLGELMELEEEKFDAFTVLNSSGPAFVAFILESFIEGAINIGVNPDYARDIVLRTFEGSIKLLEHINMEPSRLKYLVSSPGGVTIRGLYELEKNGVKGAIMSAIYEAYKKSQEL
- a CDS encoding ABC transporter ATP-binding protein; its protein translation is MVQSVEVGNSKKSPTKPTVLKMEHVTKRFGGLVAVSDFNLDLKEGELLGLIGPNGAGKTTVFNLITHVFPVSEGKMEFYGQDITKLNTDKIIRLGVARTFQNIRLFSNMTVKENIMTAFHAHLKSDLFTSIFFLPKYQREEEYIKDKTWELMKEVGIEHLADYKSSSLPYGLQRKLEIARALATNPKLLLLDEPAAGMNPDETLELNQLILRIRDKYKLTIIVIEHDMKVIMNICERIIVLDHGVTIAEGTPEEIQKNPLVIKAYLGAGDEDA
- a CDS encoding branched-chain amino acid ABC transporter permease, giving the protein MKRTTRVLLSVLLILAVYVFVFFAERFMDPFIKRVLNTGFIYVILAVSLNLINGFTGQFSLGHAGFMAIGAYSSALLYMSEEQKISNFFMEPLISPLDKIQIPFFWAIIVGGLMAAIAGFIVGAPCLRVKGDYLAIVTYGFSEIIRSLFNNLQNITNGPLGLKGLPTHTNLWWTVSWAIITIIVIKRIVDSSYGRALKAIRDDEVAAENLGINLFRHKVLAFVIGAFFAGIAGGLLGSLLMTIDPNSFSILFTYQIITIILLGGLGNITGSVIVGIGFAFLMEGLRFVEMPMKIFGVTIPGILGMRMLIFSILLMVTILFFRQGLFGNREFSWEGIAKLLSKRKVKR
- a CDS encoding ABC transporter ATP-binding protein: MRMLEILDLHVHYGGIHAIKGISMKVEEGQIISLIGANGAGKSTTLRTICGLKEATRGSIKYKGTELTKLDTSEIVRLGVTMVPEGRRVFSNLTVYENLLAGAYLRKDKEQIKKDIQYVFELFPRLQERINQRAGTLSGGEQQMLAIGRALMSRPKLLLFDEPSLGLAPVIVKEVFQMIKRIHSEGVTILLVEQNAYEALKLSDYAYVLETGRIVLQGTGKELLEDERVRKAYLGG